The Longimicrobium sp. genome has a window encoding:
- a CDS encoding NRDE family protein, translating into MCLVLLAWDSHPEYRLVVGANRDEFYARPTAPADWWQDAPHVLAGRDLRDGGTWMGVTRTGRFAAVTNFREPQAYRVGAPSRGFLVANFLISRAPTLGYAAGLMPIAPTFNGFNLLLFDGATLAWFSNRAAGARTLPPGVYGLSNHLLDTPWPKVVSGKADLRDALAGPADEMEARLFASLARRDPASDTDLPSTGIEPERERALSSAFIATPEYGTRCSTVLLLGRDGEVSLTERTTTLPSADEWSEVRHRFRIGEPAASPSP; encoded by the coding sequence ATGTGCCTGGTCCTGCTCGCCTGGGATTCGCACCCCGAGTATCGCCTGGTCGTCGGCGCCAACCGCGACGAGTTCTACGCGCGTCCCACCGCGCCGGCGGACTGGTGGCAGGATGCGCCCCACGTCCTCGCCGGCCGCGACCTGCGCGACGGGGGGACGTGGATGGGGGTGACGCGCACGGGCCGCTTCGCCGCCGTCACCAACTTCCGCGAGCCGCAGGCGTACCGTGTCGGCGCGCCGTCGCGCGGGTTCCTCGTCGCCAACTTCCTCATCAGCCGCGCGCCCACGCTCGGCTACGCGGCGGGGCTGATGCCCATCGCGCCGACGTTCAACGGCTTCAACCTGCTGCTGTTCGACGGGGCGACGCTGGCCTGGTTCTCCAACCGCGCGGCGGGCGCGCGGACGCTGCCGCCGGGCGTCTACGGGCTGAGCAACCACCTGCTCGACACGCCGTGGCCCAAGGTGGTGAGCGGGAAGGCCGACCTCCGCGACGCGCTGGCCGGCCCCGCGGACGAGATGGAGGCCCGCCTCTTCGCCTCGCTCGCCCGCCGCGACCCCGCGTCCGACACCGATCTGCCGTCCACGGGGATCGAGCCCGAGCGCGAGCGGGCGCTCTCCAGCGCCTTCATCGCCACGCCCGAGTACGGCACGCGCTGCTCCACCGTCCTCCTCCTCGGCCGCGACGGTGAGGTGAGCCTCACGGAGCGGACGACGACCCTCCCGTCCGCCGACGAGTGGAGCGAGGTTCGCCACCGCTTCCGCATCGGCGAGCCCGCCGCATCTCCATCTCCCTGA
- a CDS encoding OsmC family peroxiredoxin has translation MPTRNASAVWEGGLQGGNGRFEGESGAIGGSYSFGSRFGDAGGTNPEELLAAAEAACFSMALSAGLEKAGHAPTRVETRAACTVEKVGDGFGITTMKLRTRAVVPGIDEAQFQEIANGTKSGCPVSKALAGVDIQLEATLESSS, from the coding sequence ATGCCGACACGCAACGCGAGCGCCGTCTGGGAAGGCGGGCTGCAGGGGGGGAACGGGCGGTTCGAGGGGGAGAGCGGCGCGATCGGGGGAAGCTACTCGTTCGGCTCGCGCTTCGGCGACGCGGGCGGCACCAACCCCGAAGAGCTGCTGGCGGCGGCCGAGGCGGCGTGCTTCAGCATGGCGCTGTCGGCGGGGCTGGAGAAGGCCGGCCACGCGCCCACCCGCGTGGAGACGCGCGCCGCCTGCACCGTGGAGAAGGTGGGCGACGGCTTCGGGATCACCACCATGAAGCTGCGCACGCGCGCCGTGGTGCCGGGGATCGACGAGGCGCAGTTCCAGGAGATCGCCAACGGCACCAAGAGCGGCTGCCCGGTCAGCAAGGCGCTCGCCGGCGTCGACATCCAGCTCGAGGCCACGCTCGAATCCTCATCCTGA
- a CDS encoding metallophosphoesterase — protein sequence MQRISIPLLLISLIVLAACQGEERRPGPPPHTSLVAAGDIAGCWWRSDGATARLLDHIGGVVAPLGDNVYQGGTPAQYRDCYGPTWGRHKARTRPAVGNHDMRTDHGGPYYDYFGAAAGPRGKGWYSYDLEGWHVVVLNSETAMDSASEQAAWLRGDLQAHPVKCTLVYMHRPRFSSGDHGESERVKYAFRAMYAGGVDVLLSGHDHVYERFLPQDPDGHPDQQRGIRQFVVGTGGAPFYDFREKLEPNSEVHQNKVHGVLRLVFRPDGYDWEFVGVNDRFSDSGHGACH from the coding sequence ATGCAGCGCATCTCCATCCCCCTGCTGTTGATCTCCCTGATCGTGCTGGCCGCCTGCCAGGGCGAGGAGCGCCGCCCCGGCCCGCCGCCGCACACCTCGCTCGTGGCCGCGGGCGACATCGCCGGGTGCTGGTGGCGCAGCGACGGGGCCACTGCGCGCCTGCTGGACCACATCGGCGGCGTGGTGGCGCCGCTGGGCGACAACGTGTACCAGGGCGGCACGCCGGCGCAGTACCGCGACTGCTACGGGCCCACCTGGGGCCGGCACAAGGCGCGCACGCGGCCGGCGGTCGGCAACCACGACATGCGCACGGACCACGGCGGCCCGTACTACGACTACTTCGGCGCCGCGGCCGGGCCGCGCGGCAAGGGGTGGTACAGCTACGACCTGGAGGGGTGGCACGTCGTCGTCCTCAACAGCGAGACCGCGATGGACTCCGCGTCGGAGCAGGCGGCGTGGCTGCGCGGCGATCTCCAGGCCCACCCCGTGAAGTGCACGCTCGTCTACATGCACCGCCCGCGCTTCAGCTCGGGCGACCACGGCGAGTCGGAGCGGGTGAAGTACGCGTTCCGCGCGATGTACGCGGGCGGCGTGGACGTGCTGCTCTCCGGCCACGACCACGTGTACGAGCGCTTCCTGCCGCAGGACCCCGACGGGCACCCCGACCAGCAGCGCGGCATCCGGCAGTTCGTCGTAGGCACCGGCGGCGCGCCGTTCTACGACTTCCGCGAGAAGCTCGAGCCCAACAGCGAGGTGCACCAGAACAAGGTGCACGGCGTGCTGCGCCTCGTCTTCCGCCCCGACGGCTACGACTGGGAGTTCGTGGGCGTGAACGACCGCTTCAGCGACAGCGGCCACGGCGCCTGCCACTGA